A single Lacerta agilis isolate rLacAgi1 chromosome 10, rLacAgi1.pri, whole genome shotgun sequence DNA region contains:
- the IRAK4 gene encoding interleukin-1 receptor-associated kinase 4 isoform X1, translating to MSDCPITPSMCVRCLGYGMMRQLADFIDPQDGWKQLAADIKDPSGANMYSQLHIRRFEALKQVGKSPTCELLFDWGTQNCTVSDLVDLLIRNHFFAPAKLLLPDSIRTTDTTVPLSLQETTCLNEKENQVTPVSPLLVPDKGCLTSVSCSPSTKESCLHFNDTVLQSFSFDKLKSLTNNFDDRTVSAGGNKIGEGGFGMVYKGCINGRTVAVKKLTSVTDVSIEDLKKQFEQEISIMAECQHENLVELLGFSNDSDQPCLVYDYMPNGSLLDRLACLDNTAPVPWETRCKIAYGASNGICFLHENNHIHRDVKSANILLTENFVAKLSDFGLARASVRLTHTILTDRIVGTAAYMAPEALRGEITPKSDIFSFGVVLLEIITGLTPVDENRDPQLLLSIKEEIEDEEKTIQDYVDEKMSSWNIASIEQMYSVACQCLHEKKNRRPDIKTVRQHLQDMLAE from the exons ATGAGCGACTGCCCTATAACGCCTTCGATGTGTGTGCGTTGCCTTGGCTACGGCATGATGAGGCAACTGGCTGATTTTATTGATCCGCAGGATGGATGGAAACAACTAGCAGCAGATATAAAAGATCCCTCTGGTGCAAACATGTACAGCCAATTGCACATAAG gcgtTTTGAAGCATTAAAACAAGTAGGAAAGAGCCCCACTTGTGAATTGCTTTTTGACTGGGGGACACAAAATTGCACTGTTAGTGATCTAGTAGACTTGCTGATCAGGAATCACTTCTTCGCACCAGCCAAACTTTTGCTTCCAG ATTCCATAAGGACAACAGACACTACAGTGCCCTTATCTTTGCAAGAAACTACGTGTCTGAATGAAAAAGAGAATCAAGTGACACCTGTATCACCTCTCTTGGTTCCAGATAAAGGGTGCCTAACTTCAGTTTCTTGCAGCCCAAGTACAAAAGAGAGttgcttgcattttaatgatACAG TATTGCAGAGCTTTTCGTTTGATAAACTGAAAAGTCTTACAAATAACTTTGATGATCGAACTGTGTCGGCTGGTGGCAACAAGATTGGCGAAGGAGGTTTTGGAATGGTGTACAAAGGATGCATTAATGGCAGAACAGTGGCAGTGAAAAAGCTTACTTCT GTGACCGATGTAAGTATCGAAGACCTGAAAAAGCAGTTCGAACAAGAAATAAGTATTATGGCAGA ATGTCAGCACGAGAACCTAGTAGAATTGCTTGGATTCTCAAATGACTCCGATCAGCCTTGCCTAGTTTATGATTATATGCCTAATGGCTCATTGCTTGACAGACTAGCTTGCCTG GATAACACAGCACCAGTTCCTTGGGAAACAAGATGTAAGATTGCTTACGGGGCTTCCAATGGAATCTGTTTTTTACATGAAAATAATCACATTCACCGGGATGTTAAAAG tgcaAATATTTTACTCACTGAGAACTTTGTGGCGAAACTGTCTGACTTCGGACTTGCAAGGGCTTCAGTACGGTTGACGCACACTATCCTAACAGACAGAATAGTGGGGACAGCAGCCTACATGGCCCCAGAAGCTTTGCGTGGGGAGATAACCCCAAAATCTGATATCTTCAGCTTTGGTGTG GTGTTACTTGAAATAATAACTGGACTTACTCCTGTGGACGAAAACCGGGACCCCCAATTATTG CTGTCTATCAAAGAGGAAATTGAAGATGAAGAAAAGACGATTCAAGATTATGTTGATGAAAAGATGAGCAGCTGGAATATTGCATCAATTGAACAGATGTATTCAGTTGCATGCCAGTGTCTGCACGAAAAAAAGAACAGGAGGCCAGATATTAAGACG GTCAGACAACACTTGCAAGACATGCTGGCTGAGTAA
- the IRAK4 gene encoding interleukin-1 receptor-associated kinase 4 isoform X2, with product MSDCPITPSMCVRCLGYGMMRQLADFIDPQDGWKQLAADIKDPSGANMYSQLHIRRFEALKQVGKSPTCELLFDWGTQNCTVSDLVDLLIRNHFFAPAKLLLPDSIRTTDTTVPLSLQETTCLNEKENQVTPVSPLLVPDKGCLTSVSCSPSTKESCLHFNDTVLQSFSFDKLKSLTNNFDDRTVSAGGNKIGEGGFGMVYKGCINGRTVAVKKLTSVTDVSIEDLKKQFEQEISIMAECQHENLVELLGFSNDSDQPCLVYDYMPNGSLLDRLACLDNTAPVPWETRCKIAYGASNGICFLHENNHIHRDVKSANILLTENFVAKLSDFGLARASVRLTHTILTDRIVGTAAYMAPEALRGEITPKSDIFSFGVVLLEIITGLTPVDENRDPQLLLSIKEEIEDEEKTIQDYVDEKMSSWNIASIEQMYSVACQCLHEKKNRRPDSQTTLARHAG from the exons ATGAGCGACTGCCCTATAACGCCTTCGATGTGTGTGCGTTGCCTTGGCTACGGCATGATGAGGCAACTGGCTGATTTTATTGATCCGCAGGATGGATGGAAACAACTAGCAGCAGATATAAAAGATCCCTCTGGTGCAAACATGTACAGCCAATTGCACATAAG gcgtTTTGAAGCATTAAAACAAGTAGGAAAGAGCCCCACTTGTGAATTGCTTTTTGACTGGGGGACACAAAATTGCACTGTTAGTGATCTAGTAGACTTGCTGATCAGGAATCACTTCTTCGCACCAGCCAAACTTTTGCTTCCAG ATTCCATAAGGACAACAGACACTACAGTGCCCTTATCTTTGCAAGAAACTACGTGTCTGAATGAAAAAGAGAATCAAGTGACACCTGTATCACCTCTCTTGGTTCCAGATAAAGGGTGCCTAACTTCAGTTTCTTGCAGCCCAAGTACAAAAGAGAGttgcttgcattttaatgatACAG TATTGCAGAGCTTTTCGTTTGATAAACTGAAAAGTCTTACAAATAACTTTGATGATCGAACTGTGTCGGCTGGTGGCAACAAGATTGGCGAAGGAGGTTTTGGAATGGTGTACAAAGGATGCATTAATGGCAGAACAGTGGCAGTGAAAAAGCTTACTTCT GTGACCGATGTAAGTATCGAAGACCTGAAAAAGCAGTTCGAACAAGAAATAAGTATTATGGCAGA ATGTCAGCACGAGAACCTAGTAGAATTGCTTGGATTCTCAAATGACTCCGATCAGCCTTGCCTAGTTTATGATTATATGCCTAATGGCTCATTGCTTGACAGACTAGCTTGCCTG GATAACACAGCACCAGTTCCTTGGGAAACAAGATGTAAGATTGCTTACGGGGCTTCCAATGGAATCTGTTTTTTACATGAAAATAATCACATTCACCGGGATGTTAAAAG tgcaAATATTTTACTCACTGAGAACTTTGTGGCGAAACTGTCTGACTTCGGACTTGCAAGGGCTTCAGTACGGTTGACGCACACTATCCTAACAGACAGAATAGTGGGGACAGCAGCCTACATGGCCCCAGAAGCTTTGCGTGGGGAGATAACCCCAAAATCTGATATCTTCAGCTTTGGTGTG GTGTTACTTGAAATAATAACTGGACTTACTCCTGTGGACGAAAACCGGGACCCCCAATTATTG CTGTCTATCAAAGAGGAAATTGAAGATGAAGAAAAGACGATTCAAGATTATGTTGATGAAAAGATGAGCAGCTGGAATATTGCATCAATTGAACAGATGTATTCAGTTGCATGCCAGTGTCTGCACGAAAAAAAGAACAGGAGGCCAGATA GTCAGACAACACTTGCAAGACATGCTGGCTGA